A genomic stretch from Cellulomonas sp. KRMCY2 includes:
- a CDS encoding multicopper oxidase domain-containing protein: protein MTSDSGAMKIWMPRRGRRRATTFAALTVASGLAALSVTPAAADAPPRIGIVCTTGTAGVADHPVFDLTTTTGYISLPDGNTAFMWGYSSGFDSFQHPGPVLCVNEGDTVTVILHNTLPEAASIVFPGQADVLADGIPAQPQLNGSGVITSLTDTAPANGGTVTYSFVATDPGTYLYESGTNPEKQVRMGLFGALIVRPSIGADHAYNRPDSQFTPSEEFMVLLSEIDPYQHQAVEQGTSFNMNNYHPRYWLINGRGFPDSIADNGASWLPTQPYGSLASVSPYDATSHPYPGLARYLNVGTEDFPFHPHGNNGLVIGRDGRPLEGPTGQDLSFEKFAINLGPGQTWDVLFKWYDAEGYDPVTNPVPVTVPSLTNQEVGVFYSGSPYLGSTQAMPPGIQTLNQCGEYYIISHNHALFQLTSWGTNMTGPITYMRINPPTPNNCG, encoded by the coding sequence ATGACCAGCGACAGCGGAGCCATGAAGATCTGGATGCCCAGGCGCGGCCGGCGCCGTGCGACGACGTTCGCCGCGCTCACGGTCGCCAGCGGCCTCGCGGCCCTGTCCGTCACACCGGCCGCGGCCGACGCACCTCCCCGGATCGGGATCGTCTGCACGACCGGGACGGCCGGCGTCGCGGACCACCCGGTCTTCGACCTGACGACCACGACGGGCTACATCAGCCTGCCCGACGGCAACACCGCCTTCATGTGGGGCTACTCGAGCGGCTTCGACTCGTTCCAGCACCCCGGCCCGGTGCTGTGCGTGAACGAGGGCGACACGGTCACGGTGATCCTGCACAACACGCTGCCCGAGGCCGCCTCGATCGTCTTCCCCGGCCAGGCGGACGTCCTGGCCGACGGCATCCCGGCGCAGCCGCAGCTCAACGGCAGCGGCGTGATCACCTCGCTGACCGACACGGCGCCGGCGAACGGCGGCACGGTCACCTACAGCTTCGTCGCCACCGACCCGGGCACGTACCTGTACGAGTCGGGCACCAACCCCGAGAAGCAGGTGCGGATGGGCCTGTTCGGGGCACTGATCGTGCGGCCGTCGATCGGCGCGGACCACGCGTACAACCGGCCGGACAGCCAGTTCACGCCGTCCGAGGAGTTCATGGTGCTGCTCTCGGAGATCGACCCCTACCAGCACCAGGCGGTCGAGCAGGGCACGAGCTTCAACATGAACAACTACCACCCGCGCTACTGGCTGATCAACGGGCGAGGATTCCCCGACAGCATCGCGGACAACGGCGCCTCGTGGCTCCCGACCCAGCCCTACGGCTCACTCGCCTCGGTGTCCCCGTACGACGCCACCAGCCACCCGTACCCCGGCCTCGCCCGGTACCTCAACGTCGGGACCGAGGACTTCCCCTTCCACCCGCACGGCAACAACGGCCTGGTGATCGGCCGGGACGGGCGGCCGCTCGAGGGCCCGACCGGCCAGGACCTCTCGTTCGAGAAGTTTGCGATCAACCTCGGTCCGGGACAGACGTGGGACGTCCTGTTCAAGTGGTACGACGCGGAAGGGTACGACCCGGTCACGAATCCCGTGCCGGTGACCGTGCCGAGCCTCACGAACCAGGAGGTCGGCGTCTTCTACAGCGGCAGCCCGTACCTGGGATCCACGCAGGCGATGCCCCCCGGCATCCAGACCCTGAACCAGTGCGGTGAGTACTACATCATCTCGCACAACCACGCCCTGTTCCAGCTCACCTCATGGGGCACGAACATGACCGGCCCGATCACGTACATGCGGATCAATCCTCCAACGCCCAACAACTGCGGCTAG
- a CDS encoding multicopper oxidase family protein: MTRTRTRTNMASSIVAGGALVLLALVAPAGPADAATVPFDLYAVAGTTSLPAGGQTVTVWGYSTTDTPVAAPGGPTLVVDQGDTVEITLHNQLAESTALLFQGQAMVPDRTGAAPSGTKVYTFTADRPGTYLYEAGLVPNGEHQVAMGLYGALVVRPATAGQAYDAATTAFDDEAVLVLSEIDPALNNAADPASFDMRRYAPRYFLVNGKAYPNTDAIPTAAGRTVLLRYVNAGNQYHSMAVLGAHQTVIALDGNPLTFSSRYVAETFGPGQTADALVTAPATTGDATLPVYDGSLLLHNSTLTGSGGMLTFLAVTGSGGGTDGAGPVATDVAFAAGTLTATLDETTTGGAVVQAAEYYLDSMAGTATAMSAADGAFDSPSEDVTLAVTAPSGNHILYVRGQDALGTWGTVSSVLFGGGDSSGPATTFPTLSPTPTNGSAAVTLHATGDDTATGGSAIAAAEYFVDTVGADGSGTAMTVNTPAPTADLNATIPATTVNALAEGAHTIAMHAQDAAGNWGPTTTIGLTVDKTGPTTGGLSAAPSPNNGTLGYTTATPSVRITATTLSDALGTISAAEAFLDTVGANGTGIRFSAADGTFNSATEAGYATIPLSTVVQLADGGHTIFVHARDAAGNWGPVASVTLVIDKVRPALGALSVTPNPTQGATTATLSATATDAATAITRAEWFTGPDPGIGAATAMTITGTGPYTATSNPIAVAGWAEGTYTLTVRARDAAGNWSPTATTTLTVTAPVHLSTVGNTNPPGAGGTPDDADIYTWNGATYTRQFDATLAGLPGGANIDGYDRIDDTHFYLSFAATTTTVPGLGTVQDEDVVYYNNGTWSTYFDGTAHGLTTANHDLDAISIAGAVNGTGGTLYFSTLGNTNPPGLGGTADDADTYSWNGTTYTRIWDATANALPAAANVDGYVRIDAAHFYLSFAATTTTVPGLGAVQDEDITYYNNGTWSTYFNGTAHGLTTDTLDIDAFDTP, from the coding sequence ATGACTCGAACCAGGACCCGGACCAACATGGCCTCGTCGATCGTGGCCGGCGGAGCGCTGGTGCTGCTGGCGCTCGTGGCGCCGGCCGGACCCGCCGACGCGGCGACCGTACCGTTCGACCTGTACGCGGTCGCCGGGACGACCTCGCTGCCGGCCGGTGGTCAGACTGTGACCGTCTGGGGCTACAGCACGACGGACACGCCCGTGGCCGCACCAGGTGGTCCGACGCTGGTCGTCGATCAGGGCGACACGGTCGAGATCACGCTGCACAACCAGCTGGCGGAGTCCACGGCTCTCCTCTTCCAGGGGCAGGCGATGGTCCCGGACCGAACCGGCGCGGCACCGTCCGGGACGAAGGTCTACACCTTCACCGCTGACCGCCCCGGCACCTACCTCTACGAGGCCGGACTGGTGCCCAACGGTGAGCACCAGGTGGCGATGGGTCTGTACGGTGCCCTCGTCGTCCGCCCGGCGACGGCGGGACAGGCCTACGACGCCGCGACGACCGCGTTCGACGACGAGGCCGTCCTGGTCCTCAGCGAGATCGACCCGGCGCTGAACAACGCCGCCGACCCGGCGAGCTTCGACATGCGCAGGTACGCGCCGCGGTACTTCCTGGTCAACGGGAAGGCCTATCCGAACACCGATGCCATCCCGACGGCAGCCGGCCGCACCGTCCTGCTGCGGTACGTCAACGCCGGCAACCAGTACCACTCCATGGCCGTGCTGGGCGCGCACCAGACCGTGATCGCCCTCGACGGCAACCCACTGACCTTCTCGAGCCGGTACGTCGCCGAGACGTTCGGTCCGGGGCAGACGGCGGACGCACTGGTCACCGCCCCCGCCACGACGGGCGACGCGACGCTGCCCGTCTACGACGGCAGCCTCCTGCTGCACAACAGCACCCTGACCGGCTCCGGCGGCATGCTCACCTTCCTCGCGGTCACGGGCAGTGGCGGAGGAACGGATGGTGCCGGTCCGGTCGCCACCGACGTCGCCTTCGCCGCCGGCACGCTCACGGCCACCCTCGACGAGACCACAACGGGCGGCGCCGTTGTCCAGGCCGCCGAGTACTACCTCGACTCGATGGCCGGGACCGCCACCGCGATGAGTGCAGCCGACGGAGCCTTCGACTCGCCGAGCGAGGACGTCACGCTCGCCGTGACCGCCCCCTCGGGGAACCACATCCTCTACGTGCGCGGCCAGGACGCACTCGGCACCTGGGGCACCGTCAGCTCGGTCCTGTTCGGCGGTGGCGACAGCAGCGGTCCGGCCACGACGTTCCCGACGCTGTCCCCCACACCGACGAACGGCTCGGCGGCCGTGACCCTGCACGCCACCGGGGACGACACCGCCACCGGCGGATCAGCGATCGCGGCAGCCGAGTACTTCGTCGACACCGTCGGCGCCGACGGCTCCGGCACCGCGATGACCGTCAACACGCCCGCACCGACCGCCGACCTGAACGCCACGATCCCTGCGACGACGGTGAACGCGCTCGCCGAGGGCGCCCACACGATCGCGATGCACGCGCAGGATGCCGCAGGCAACTGGGGCCCGACGACCACGATCGGCCTCACGGTCGACAAGACCGGGCCGACAACCGGCGGGCTCTCCGCAGCACCCTCGCCGAACAACGGCACGCTGGGCTACACCACGGCGACCCCGTCGGTACGCATCACTGCCACGACGCTGTCCGACGCTCTCGGCACCATCAGCGCGGCCGAAGCCTTCCTCGACACGGTCGGTGCGAACGGCACGGGGATCCGGTTCAGCGCAGCCGACGGAACCTTCAACAGCGCGACGGAGGCCGGCTACGCCACGATCCCGTTGTCGACGGTGGTGCAGCTCGCCGATGGTGGGCACACGATCTTCGTGCACGCCAGGGATGCGGCGGGCAACTGGGGTCCGGTGGCCTCGGTGACGCTGGTCATCGACAAGGTCCGCCCGGCCCTCGGGGCGCTGTCCGTCACACCGAACCCGACCCAGGGCGCGACCACCGCGACCCTGAGCGCCACGGCCACCGACGCCGCCACGGCGATCACCCGCGCCGAGTGGTTCACCGGCCCCGATCCCGGGATCGGTGCCGCGACCGCGATGACCATCACCGGCACCGGGCCCTACACCGCCACCTCGAACCCGATCGCCGTGGCCGGCTGGGCCGAGGGCACCTACACCCTGACCGTGCGAGCACGCGACGCGGCCGGCAACTGGAGCCCGACCGCCACCACCACCCTGACCGTGACCGCACCCGTGCACCTGTCCACCGTCGGCAACACCAACCCCCCCGGAGCCGGCGGCACCCCCGACGACGCCGACATCTACACCTGGAACGGGGCCACCTACACCCGCCAGTTCGACGCCACGCTGGCCGGGCTCCCCGGCGGCGCGAACATCGACGGCTACGACCGCATCGACGACACCCACTTCTACCTGTCCTTCGCCGCCACCACCACCACCGTCCCGGGCCTGGGAACCGTCCAGGACGAAGACGTCGTCTACTACAACAACGGCACCTGGTCGACCTACTTCGACGGCACCGCCCACGGCCTGACCACCGCCAACCACGACCTCGACGCGATCAGCATCGCCGGGGCCGTCAACGGAACCGGCGGAACCCTGTACTTCTCCACCCTGGGCAACACCAACCCACCCGGCCTCGGCGGGACCGCCGACGACGCCGACACCTACAGCTGGAACGGCACCACCTACACCCGCATCTGGGACGCCACCGCCAACGCCCTACCCGCCGCAGCCAACGTCGACGGCTACGTCCGCATCGACGCCGCCCACTTCTACCTGTCCTTCGCCGCCACCACCACCACCGTCCCGGGCCTAGGAGCCGTCCAAGACGAAGACATCACCTACTACAACAACGGCACCTGGTCGACCTACTTCAACGGCACCGCCCACGGCCTGACCACCGACACCCTCGACATCGACGCCTTCGACACCCCCTGA
- a CDS encoding copper resistance protein CopC has protein sequence MTWSWAGTRTRRTAILLATVVVLLLGAPPALAHGELARSDPPDGGMVAVGRTSFSLWFTDAVAPGASTFGLRTIDGVAVAVEVDASGADEGFVRITAEPLAEGTYVLEWTVLSVDDGHASRGSVLFGAGIRPDLPLSTGGGLPSAPGLVLRWLDLSAIMLAIGALTVSGHTLGSMDVAGRVPRRRALLIGASAAGVALVTGAITPLLRTYGAGTSVGLWLDATRVTLVGTAWGHLWMAREVALLVGAAVLWWRATHPDGPSRRVLLAAGGCLVAAAWLESSAGHSSTLSARSATAVLASAAHLVAAGVWVGGLITLAVCVIPGMRREPQARGLVLASVLRAFSPIAAVMAGVVVATGLYESGRHVPDLRSVATTVYGGTVAVKIVLVAVALTLAGMNTALLHPGIAATVGRALGRPAGWAPIGPRHFPTVVAAEVAVLVVAVGGAALLTSVATAREVGLATSRTTVHSANVDGLLITFEEVPAGPGSSRLVVRTRSTVRPEPGPVTGVSVALAGSAGAATNVPLERIEAGRYEAGTAEPAPGAWTASITVERDGVPPAVTEATWTVVPAVATGAGRLEIVTSALALLVLLATVGAGVARRSERPAPAANPLVAATRSPR, from the coding sequence ATGACCTGGTCCTGGGCGGGGACGCGCACGCGCCGGACGGCGATCCTGCTCGCCACCGTCGTGGTGCTCCTGCTCGGGGCGCCACCTGCGCTGGCGCACGGCGAGCTCGCCCGCTCGGACCCGCCCGACGGCGGCATGGTCGCAGTGGGCCGGACCTCCTTCAGCCTGTGGTTCACCGACGCCGTCGCACCCGGCGCGAGCACCTTCGGGCTGCGGACGATCGACGGCGTCGCGGTGGCGGTCGAGGTGGACGCGTCCGGGGCAGACGAGGGGTTCGTCCGGATCACCGCAGAGCCCCTCGCCGAAGGTACCTACGTGCTCGAATGGACAGTGCTCTCCGTCGATGACGGCCACGCGTCCCGCGGGTCGGTCCTCTTCGGCGCCGGGATACGGCCCGACCTGCCGCTCTCGACCGGGGGCGGCCTACCGAGCGCGCCTGGCCTCGTCCTGCGCTGGCTCGACCTCTCCGCGATCATGCTCGCCATCGGCGCGCTCACGGTCTCCGGCCACACCCTGGGGTCGATGGACGTTGCAGGGAGAGTCCCGCGCCGTAGGGCTCTGCTCATCGGAGCATCCGCAGCCGGTGTCGCCCTCGTGACCGGCGCGATCACGCCCCTGCTGCGCACGTACGGTGCCGGGACCTCCGTCGGCCTCTGGCTCGATGCGACCCGGGTCACGCTGGTCGGCACCGCCTGGGGCCATCTCTGGATGGCTCGGGAGGTCGCACTCCTCGTGGGCGCAGCGGTGCTGTGGTGGCGGGCGACCCACCCCGACGGACCCAGCCGGCGGGTCCTGCTCGCGGCCGGCGGGTGCCTGGTGGCTGCTGCATGGCTGGAGTCGTCGGCCGGCCACTCCTCGACGCTCTCCGCTCGCTCTGCGACGGCCGTCCTCGCCTCCGCGGCCCATCTGGTCGCCGCGGGGGTCTGGGTCGGTGGGCTCATCACGCTCGCCGTGTGCGTGATCCCGGGGATGCGCCGCGAACCGCAAGCCCGCGGACTCGTGCTCGCCTCCGTGCTGCGAGCCTTCAGCCCCATCGCGGCGGTCATGGCGGGCGTCGTGGTCGCCACCGGGCTGTACGAGTCCGGCCGCCACGTGCCCGACCTCCGATCGGTGGCCACCACCGTCTACGGCGGCACCGTGGCCGTCAAGATCGTCCTGGTCGCCGTCGCCCTGACGCTGGCCGGGATGAACACGGCGCTCCTGCACCCCGGGATCGCCGCGACGGTGGGCCGGGCGCTCGGCCGTCCGGCCGGCTGGGCGCCGATCGGCCCGCGCCACTTCCCGACCGTTGTGGCCGCCGAGGTCGCCGTCCTGGTCGTCGCCGTGGGCGGTGCTGCCCTGCTCACCTCCGTCGCGACGGCCAGGGAGGTCGGCCTGGCGACCAGCCGGACCACCGTGCACAGCGCCAACGTCGACGGGCTTCTCATCACGTTCGAGGAGGTGCCCGCCGGACCGGGATCGAGCCGGCTGGTCGTCCGGACCCGCTCGACCGTCCGACCGGAGCCAGGTCCCGTCACGGGGGTGTCGGTGGCCCTCGCCGGCTCCGCCGGGGCAGCCACCAACGTTCCCCTGGAACGGATCGAGGCAGGCCGATACGAAGCCGGGACCGCTGAGCCGGCGCCTGGCGCCTGGACGGCGTCGATCACCGTCGAGCGGGACGGCGTCCCGCCTGCCGTCACCGAGGCGACGTGGACAGTTGTCCCGGCGGTCGCCACCGGTGCCGGGCGCCTCGAGATCGTGACCAGCGCTCTCGCGCTCCTCGTGCTGCTCGCCACGGTGGGCGCCGGCGTCGCCCGCCGCAGCGAACGCCCGGCACCGGCCGCGAACCCGCTCGTGGCTGCAACAAGGAGCCCACGATGA
- a CDS encoding S8 family serine peptidase: MRKILAVTALTALLLGALSPAASGRTTATDGDSALSPAVQTILASLSPTDMTTVVVTLRPRADLSAVRRSNRAARLQDTIRALRATADSSQAPIRARLRTQAALGRVARTAPLWVVNGISVTATAAVIRELATRSDVASIAADAITVVPAAGPAEPNLVTVGAPAAWDLGLTGQGVVVATLDSGVDLSHPDLASRWRGGTNSWFDPYGQHPTTPTDLSGHGTATTGVIVGGDAGGTSIGMAPGAQWIAARVFNDQGGATATAVHQAFQWVLDPDNDPSTADAPQVVNASWSIGTGPGCDLSFQPDVRALLAAGILPVFAAGNYGSGGSTSASPANYPESLAVGALNGNGLVFSASSRGPSTCGGRSGVFPDVVAPGVDIRTADRYGLYQVASGTSMSAPHAAGALTLLLSAFPGLSVERQRTALLGTATDLGPSGPDTAYGYGRLDVLAAYQWVVAGPDLSVTVAPAEASVTAGDSATYTVQVTPVNGFGADVPLSLSGAGQATWSFTPAVVPGGSGTSQLVVVTTSSTAPGAYPLTITASSGATIRSATATLAVTAPTGGDSSGPATTFPTLSPTPTNGSAAVTLHATGDDTATGGSAIAAAEYFVDTVGADSSGTAMTVNTPAPTADLNATIPATTVNALAEGAHTIAMHAQDAAGNWGPTTTIGLTVDKVRPALGALSVTPNPTQGATTATLSATATDAATAITRAEWFTGPDPGIGAATAMTITGTGPYTATSNPIAVAGWAEGTYTLTVRARDAAGNWSPTATTTLTVTAPVHLSTVGNTNPPGAGGTPDDADIYTWNGATYTRQFDATLAGLPGGANIDGYDRIDDTHFYLSFAATTTTVPGLGTVQDEDVVYYNNGTWSTYFDGTAHGLTTANHDLDAISIAGAVNGTGGTLYFSTLGNTNPPGLGGTADDADTYSWNGTTYTRIWDATANALPAAANVDGYVRIDAAHFYLSFAATTTTVPGLGAVQDEDITYYNNGTWSTYFNGTAHGLTTDTLDIDAFDTP; encoded by the coding sequence ATGAGGAAGATCCTGGCCGTCACAGCCCTGACGGCCCTGCTTCTCGGTGCCCTCAGCCCAGCGGCCTCCGGCCGGACGACGGCGACGGACGGCGACAGCGCCCTGAGCCCGGCGGTCCAGACGATCCTCGCCTCGCTCAGCCCGACCGACATGACCACCGTCGTCGTGACCCTTCGGCCACGAGCCGACCTGTCGGCGGTGCGGAGATCGAACCGCGCTGCCCGCCTCCAGGACACGATCCGCGCGCTGCGAGCCACGGCAGACTCCTCCCAGGCACCGATCCGCGCCCGTCTGCGCACGCAGGCGGCCCTCGGAAGGGTCGCCAGGACCGCTCCCCTGTGGGTCGTCAACGGGATCTCGGTGACCGCCACCGCAGCCGTCATCCGCGAGCTGGCGACGCGCTCGGACGTGGCGAGCATCGCGGCCGACGCGATCACCGTCGTCCCGGCGGCCGGGCCCGCGGAGCCGAACCTCGTCACGGTCGGCGCCCCGGCGGCCTGGGACCTGGGACTGACCGGCCAGGGCGTCGTCGTCGCGACCCTGGACAGCGGCGTCGACCTGTCCCACCCGGACCTCGCGAGCCGATGGCGTGGCGGCACCAACAGCTGGTTCGACCCGTACGGCCAGCACCCCACGACGCCGACGGACCTGTCGGGGCACGGCACGGCCACCACCGGTGTGATCGTCGGCGGTGATGCCGGCGGGACGTCGATCGGCATGGCACCCGGTGCGCAGTGGATCGCGGCCAGGGTCTTCAACGACCAGGGCGGCGCGACTGCGACGGCCGTCCACCAGGCCTTCCAGTGGGTTCTGGACCCGGACAACGACCCGAGCACTGCCGACGCGCCCCAGGTCGTCAACGCATCATGGTCGATCGGTACCGGACCCGGGTGCGACCTGTCGTTCCAGCCCGACGTCCGGGCCCTGCTCGCGGCCGGCATCCTGCCCGTCTTCGCGGCGGGCAACTACGGTTCCGGCGGGTCGACGAGCGCCAGCCCGGCCAACTACCCGGAGTCCCTGGCCGTCGGTGCGCTGAACGGGAACGGGCTCGTCTTCTCCGCCAGCAGCCGCGGCCCCAGCACCTGCGGCGGACGGTCCGGCGTCTTCCCCGACGTCGTCGCTCCCGGGGTCGACATCCGCACCGCTGACCGCTACGGCCTCTACCAGGTCGCCTCCGGGACGTCGATGTCCGCGCCGCACGCGGCGGGAGCACTGACGCTCCTGCTGAGCGCTTTCCCGGGGCTGTCCGTCGAACGGCAACGGACCGCACTCCTGGGGACCGCGACCGACCTCGGACCGTCCGGACCGGACACGGCGTACGGCTACGGCCGGCTCGACGTCCTCGCCGCCTACCAGTGGGTCGTCGCGGGGCCGGATCTCTCCGTGACGGTCGCTCCGGCCGAGGCGAGCGTGACTGCCGGCGACAGCGCGACGTACACCGTGCAGGTCACCCCCGTGAACGGCTTCGGCGCCGATGTCCCGTTGTCGTTGTCCGGCGCCGGCCAGGCCACCTGGTCCTTCACGCCGGCGGTGGTGCCTGGCGGCTCGGGCACGTCCCAGCTGGTGGTCGTGACCACGAGCTCGACAGCTCCCGGCGCCTACCCCCTGACGATCACCGCCAGCAGCGGCGCGACCATCCGGTCTGCCACCGCGACGCTGGCGGTCACCGCGCCCACCGGTGGCGACAGCAGCGGTCCTGCCACGACGTTCCCGACGCTGTCCCCCACCCCGACGAACGGTTCGGCGGCCGTGACCCTGCACGCCACCGGGGACGACACCGCCACCGGCGGATCAGCGATCGCAGCAGCCGAGTACTTCGTCGACACCGTCGGCGCCGACAGCTCCGGCACCGCGATGACCGTCAACACGCCCGCACCGACCGCCGACCTGAACGCCACGATCCCTGCGACGACGGTGAACGCGCTCGCCGAGGGCGCCCACACGATCGCGATGCACGCGCAGGATGCCGCAGGCAACTGGGGCCCGACGACCACGATCGGCCTCACGGTCGACAAGGTCCGCCCGGCCCTCGGGGCGCTGTCCGTCACACCGAACCCGACCCAGGGCGCGACCACCGCGACCCTGAGCGCCACGGCCACCGACGCCGCCACGGCGATCACCCGCGCCGAGTGGTTCACCGGCCCCGATCCCGGGATCGGTGCCGCGACCGCGATGACCATCACCGGCACCGGGCCCTACACCGCCACCTCGAACCCGATCGCCGTGGCCGGCTGGGCCGAGGGCACCTACACCCTGACCGTGCGAGCACGCGACGCGGCCGGCAACTGGAGCCCGACCGCCACCACCACCCTGACCGTGACCGCACCCGTGCACCTGTCCACCGTCGGCAACACCAACCCCCCCGGAGCCGGCGGCACCCCCGACGACGCCGACATCTACACCTGGAACGGGGCCACCTACACCCGCCAGTTCGACGCCACGCTGGCCGGGCTCCCCGGCGGCGCGAACATCGACGGCTACGACCGCATCGACGACACCCACTTCTACCTGTCCTTCGCCGCCACCACCACCACCGTCCCGGGCCTGGGAACCGTCCAGGACGAAGACGTCGTCTACTACAACAACGGCACCTGGTCGACCTACTTCGACGGCACCGCCCACGGCCTGACCACCGCCAACCACGACCTCGACGCGATCAGCATCGCCGGGGCCGTCAACGGAACCGGCGGAACCCTGTACTTCTCCACCCTGGGCAACACCAACCCACCCGGCCTCGGCGGGACCGCCGACGACGCCGACACCTACAGCTGGAACGGCACCACCTACACCCGCATCTGGGACGCCACCGCCAACGCCCTACCCGCCGCAGCCAACGTCGACGGCTACGTCCGCATCGACGCCGCCCACTTCTACCTGTCCTTCGCCGCCACCACCACCACCGTCCCGGGCCTAGGAGCCGTCCAAGACGAAGACATCACCTACTACAACAACGGCACCTGGTCGACCTACTTCAACGGCACCGCCCACGGCCTGACCACCGACACCCTCGACATCGACGCCTTCGACACCCCCTGA
- a CDS encoding response regulator transcription factor: MSNVLVVDDEHRIRTLMTRSLTVEGHRVVTADDGFAALEQLAAESFDLVLLDLIMPRCNGLAVLSLMNELGDSTPVIVLSGVTEVGTRVQALERGAVDVVAKPFSLVELLARTRRHLSTTKPAQREQREQRYLEAGGIRLDLDRRCARIRSREVLLSEREFSLLAHLMRRRGEVCSREELLRDVWGLTFDPGSNVVEVAVRRLRAKLEPDPPIETIRRVGYYFSGS; the protein is encoded by the coding sequence ATGAGCAACGTCTTGGTCGTGGACGACGAGCATCGGATCCGCACTCTCATGACGCGGTCCCTCACCGTGGAAGGACACCGCGTCGTCACAGCCGACGACGGCTTCGCCGCACTGGAGCAGCTCGCCGCAGAGTCCTTCGATCTCGTCCTGCTGGACCTCATCATGCCGCGCTGCAACGGGCTCGCGGTGCTCTCGTTGATGAACGAGCTCGGGGACTCGACGCCGGTCATCGTGCTCTCGGGCGTCACCGAGGTCGGGACCCGGGTGCAGGCGCTCGAGCGCGGCGCGGTCGACGTCGTGGCGAAGCCCTTCTCACTCGTCGAGCTGCTCGCCCGGACGCGCCGCCACCTCTCGACGACGAAGCCCGCCCAGCGCGAGCAGCGCGAGCAGCGCTACCTCGAAGCAGGTGGGATCCGGTTGGACCTCGACCGGCGGTGTGCCCGGATCAGGTCCCGCGAGGTCCTTCTCTCGGAGCGCGAGTTCTCCCTCCTGGCCCACCTCATGCGCCGCCGGGGCGAGGTGTGCAGCCGCGAGGAGCTCCTGCGCGACGTCTGGGGGCTGACCTTCGACCCCGGCAGCAACGTCGTGGAGGTCGCCGTCCGTCGGCTTCGGGCGAAGCTCGAGCCAGATCCACCCATCGAGACGATCCGCCGTGTCGGCTACTACTTCTCCGGCAGCTGA
- a CDS encoding sensor histidine kinase KdpD: protein MSATTSPAAEGSGGGLALFWAWLAFAAACTAVMWVRPGEETVAYHLAWASFALLYGIGNWRLRVAVVGVALCTVATGAVLVVRAASGVLPWQETTEIPLMSLLIFLVVWHVRLRQVALGTVITMAERERQLANDRDRLTRLTSHELRTPLTIARGYVELLLRRPHEPEERRDLAVVEDELDRLGRVTDRLMRAIRLQGGTDIEWVDLDALLTQTVERWMQVAERDWVLDARGGSYAGSAERMRATLDTLIENALRYTTVGDSIRLTASRGAGLVEVTVADSGSGLSADQVAAINDMAGASAPPRDELSQTGLGLALVRGLAQARGGRLLAAIPPGGGALLIVQIPVDPPATTTPADLPAAPDDAVRNDRDAEAVLDRRLRFEPARRRIRAASLGRPVPDVLHAGADDS from the coding sequence GTGTCGGCTACTACTTCTCCGGCAGCTGAGGGGTCCGGCGGGGGGCTCGCCCTGTTCTGGGCCTGGCTGGCGTTCGCCGCGGCCTGCACCGCGGTCATGTGGGTGCGGCCCGGAGAGGAGACGGTCGCCTACCACCTCGCGTGGGCCTCCTTCGCCCTGCTCTACGGAATCGGCAACTGGCGCCTTCGCGTCGCTGTGGTCGGCGTCGCCCTGTGCACCGTCGCCACGGGAGCGGTGCTCGTCGTGCGTGCGGCCTCCGGCGTGCTCCCCTGGCAGGAGACCACCGAGATCCCCCTGATGTCCCTGCTGATCTTCCTCGTCGTGTGGCACGTCAGGTTGCGGCAGGTCGCCCTCGGAACCGTCATCACGATGGCCGAGCGGGAGCGTCAGCTGGCGAACGACCGTGACCGGCTCACCCGGTTGACCTCGCACGAGCTGCGGACCCCGTTGACGATCGCGCGAGGCTACGTCGAGCTGCTGCTCCGGCGACCGCACGAGCCGGAGGAACGTCGCGACCTGGCGGTCGTCGAGGACGAGCTGGACCGTCTCGGCCGCGTGACGGACCGTCTGATGCGGGCGATCAGGTTGCAGGGCGGGACCGACATCGAGTGGGTGGACCTCGACGCCCTGCTCACCCAGACCGTCGAGCGATGGATGCAGGTGGCCGAACGGGACTGGGTCCTCGATGCCCGCGGGGGCAGCTACGCAGGCTCGGCCGAGCGCATGCGGGCGACACTGGACACACTCATCGAGAACGCCCTGCGCTACACCACGGTGGGAGACTCGATCAGGCTCACCGCGTCGCGCGGGGCCGGCCTGGTCGAGGTCACCGTCGCGGACAGCGGGTCCGGTCTGAGCGCGGACCAGGTGGCCGCGATCAACGACATGGCCGGAGCGAGTGCACCGCCCCGCGACGAGCTGTCGCAGACAGGTCTCGGCCTCGCGCTCGTGCGGGGGCTGGCGCAGGCTCGTGGCGGTCGACTCCTGGCCGCGATACCACCGGGTGGCGGCGCACTGCTCATCGTGCAGATCCCGGTGGATCCACCAGCGACCACGACCCCGGCCGACCTGCCCGCTGCGCCCGACGACGCCGTCCGGAACGACCGCGATGCAGAGGCAGTCCTCGACCGGCGCCTCAGGTTCGAGCCGGCACGACGCCGCATCCGCGCGGCGAGCCTCGGCCGACCCGTCCCGGACGTGCTCCACGCGGGCGCGGACGACAGCTGA